TAATTGAACCATTGGTCTAAGATCAGGTGGTATAACTGGAACAACCTCCAGTATCATCCATTCTGGCTTATTTTGTGATTTGAAGAAGGCATCTACTACTTCTAATCTTTTTATTATTCTAGCTCGTTTCTGTCCTGAAGATTCTTTTAAAGCTTTTCTAAGTTCTATTGATTCTTTTTCCAACTGAATATTAGCTAATACTTCTTTTATTGATTCAGCACCCATACCAGCTCTAAATTTATTGCCGTATTTTTCATAAGCATCCCTGTATTCTTTTTCTGTTAGAATCTGTTTATATTGTAGACCTGTTTCACCAGGATCAATAACAATATAAGATGCAAAATATAATACTTTTTCAAGGGTTCTTGGAGATAAATCAAGAATTAAACCCATTCTACTTGGTATTCCTTTAAAATACCATATATGAGAAACAGGGGCTGCTAATTCAATGTGTCCCATTCTCTCTCTACGAACTTTTGACTTAGTTACCTCAACACCGCAGCGATCACATACTACACCTTTATATCTTATTTTCTTGTATTTACCGCAATGACATTCCCAGTCTTTACTAGGTCCAAATATCTTTTCACAGAATAGACCGTCTCTTTCAGGTTTTAAAGTTCTGTAGTTGATTGTTTCAGGTTTCTTTACTTCTCCCCTTGACCATTCTCTAATTCTTTCAGGAGATGCTAAGCCAATCTTAATAGCATCAAAGCTCACTGATTGCTCTATATTTTCGTTTGGCACTCTTGGACACTCCCTTCTTACTTCTTATCATCAAATAATGTTTTTTCATCTGATATTATAAATTTATCTGCATCAAATTCTTCATAACTATCATCTTCTATATCATCAAAAAGCTCATTTGCTTCTGTAGTTTCTTTCTTACCAGGTGCATTATTAGCCATCTCAGGATTATATTCATCCTCTTTTCCTTCTAAGTTAATTGATAAGTCATCTACATCGTCCATATTTTCTTTGATTTCGATTTCTGTATCATCACTTCTAAGGATTTTTACATCAAGTGCTAATGATTGTAATTCTTTTAATAATACCTTAAATGATTCAGGTATTCCTGGTTCTGGTATGTTTTCTCCTTTGATTATTGCTTCGTAAGTTTTTACACGTCCAACTACATCATCAGATTTTACTGTTAATATTTCTTGAAGTGTATAAGCAGCACCATATGCTTCTAATGCCCATACCTCCATCTCACCAAATCTTTGTCCACCAAACTGTGCTTTACCACCTAATGGCTGTTGTGTTACTAATGAATAAGGTCCAGTTGATCTAGCATGAATTTTATCATCAACCAAATGGTGAAGTTTAAGGTAATGCATATAACCTACAGTAACAGGGTTATCAAAGAATTCACCTGTTCTACCATCTTTCAATAAAATCTTACCATCTCTAGAAATTGGTACACCAGCCCATTCTTCACGATGAGCTTTATGTTCATCCAAATACTGTAATACTTCTGGTTTTAATGATGCTGCATGCATTTCACAGAATGTATCCCAATCATTGTTAACGTAATCATTTGCAAGATCAAGTGTATCCATGATATCTTCTTCGTTTGCACCATCAAAAACAGGTGTTGCAATCTTAAATCCAAGTGCTTTGGCAGCTAGGCCAAGATGGACTTCAAGTACCTGTCCTATGTTCATACGGGATGGTACCCCTAATGGATTAAGAACGATATCTAATGGTCTACCATTTGGTAAAAATGGCATATCTTCTACTGGTAAAATTCTGGAGATAACACCTTTGTTTCCATGTCTACCAGCCATTTTATCTCCAACTGAAATCTTTCTTTTCTGAGCTATATAAGCTCTTACTGATTGATTAACTCCAGGTGGCAATTCGTCACCGTTTTCTCTTGTAAATACTTTTACATCTACGATTATACCAGTTTCTCCGTGAGGCACTCTAAGGGAAGTATCCCTAACTTCTCTAGCTTTTTCTCCAAAGATTGCTCTAAGAAGCCTTTCTTCTGCTGTAAGTTCAGTTTCACCTTTTGGTGTAACTTTTCCTACTAGAATATCATTAGCTCGCACTTCTGCACCTATTCTAATAATACCTCTTTCATCTAAGTCTTTTAGTGCATCTTCACCAACACCTGGTACATCTCTTGTAATTTCTTCTGGTCCAAGCTTAGTATCTCTTGCTTCTGCTTCGTATTCTTCTATATGAACAGATGTATATACATCTTCTTTTACTAGATTTTCACTTAACAAAATCGCATCCTCGAAGTTATAACCTTCCCAAGTCATAAAACCGATTAGTGGATTTTTACCTAATGCGATTTCACCATGATCTGTTGATGGTCCATCAGCAATAACTTCACCAACTTCAACTCTCTGACCTTTAGTGACAATAGGTCTTTGGTTTATACACGTACCTTGGTTACTTCGTGAAAACTTCTGTAATTTATAGATATCACGTTGGCCATCATCTGTTTTAATAACTACTTTTTTGGATGCAACTCTTTCTACAATACCTTTTCTTTTAGCTATTATTACTACACCTGAGTCAATAGCTGCTTTGTATTCCATACCAGTACCTACAATTGAAGAATCTGTCATAAGTAATGGTACAGCTTGTCGTTGCATGTTAGATCCCATTAATGCACGGTTAGCATCATCATTCTCTAAGAATGGAATCATTGATGTTGCCACTGAGAACAATTGTTTTGGTGATACGTCCATTAAATCAATTGCATTGGCATCCATCTCCAATATATCTTCTCTATGTCTTCCTGTAACGTACTTGTGCAAGAAATGTCCTTCTTCATCAAGTGGTTCGTTAGCTTGAGCTACTCTATAGTTTTCTTCTTCATCAGCAGTTACATATATAACTTCATCTGTAACTATAGGCTCTCCAGAAGATTTATCTAATTTTCTATAAGGTGCTTCAATAAATCCATATTCGTTAATTCTAGCATAGCATGCTAATGAGTTAATAAGTCCGATGTTAGGTCCCTCAGGTGTTTCGATAGGACACATTCTACCATAATGGGAATGATGGACGTCACGAACTTCAAAACCTGCACGCTCTCTTGATAGACCACCTGGTCCAAGAGCTGACAAACGTCTTTTATGAGTCAATTCTGCTAGAGGATTATTTTGGTCCATAAATTGTGACAGCTGTGAACTACCAAAGAATTCTTTAATAGCTGCTGTAACAGGTCTTATATTTATTAATGTTTGTGGTGATATACCATCACTATCTTGTATTGTCATTCTTTCTCTAACAACACGTTCTAGTCTTGATAAACCTATTCTAAATTGGTTTTGTAGTAATTCACCTACTGCACGAATTCTTCTATTTCCTAAATGGTCGATATCATCTTTGTTACCAATACCGTATTCCAATGCTATATTATAGTTGATTGAAGCTAGAATATCTTCTTTAGTGATGTGTTTTGGAACTAATTCATGTATGTTTCTTTTTATTGCTTGTTTTATGTCTTCTATGTCATCGTACTCTTCTAATATTTCTTGTAAAGCTTTATAATAAACTTTTTCATATATATCAAATTCTTTTGGATTAATATCTACATATTTAGTAATATCTACTGCTAAGTTAGATAATACTTTTACTTTTCGGTCTTCCACTGTAACCCAAACATATGGTATAGCTGCATCCTGAATTTCATCTGCCATTTCTTCAGTAATTACAGTTCCAGCTTCAGCTATGACTTCACCGGTTGAAGTATCAACAACTGATTCTGATAAAGGAAATCCTTTTACTCTATTTTTTAGAGCCAATTTCTTATTAAATTTATATCGTCCTACTTTAGCCAAGTCATATCTTCTAGGATCAAAAAACATTGTATTAATTAATGACTCAGCACTTTCAACTGTTGGTGGTTCTCCCGGTCTGATACGTTTATATATCTCAATTAAGCCTTCTTCATATGATGTTGTTCCATCTTTTTCAATACTTGCAAGTATTTTAGGCTCTTCCCCGAATAAATCCACAATAGCTGCATCTGTGCCGATACCTAATGTACGTATTAGTACTGTTATTGGTACTTTTCTTGTTCTATCAACACGCACGTAAAAAATATCGTTAGAATCAGTTTCATATTCTAACCAAGCCCCTCTATTAGGGATAACAGTTGCTGAAAATAATTTTTTACCAATCTTGTCAAAATTGATATTATAATATATACCAGGCGAACGAACTAATTGACTAACAATAACTCTCTCAGCACCATTAATAATAAAAGTACCTGTTTCAGTCATTACAGGTAAATCACCCATAAAGATTTCATGTTCATTGATTTCATCTTTTTCTTTATTGATAAGTCTAACTTTTACCTTTAACGGAGCCGCATAAGTGGCATCTCTTTCTTTGCATTCTTCAATTGTGTACTTTAATTCTTTATTAAGTGAGAAGTCTATAAGTTCTAGTACCAAATTCCCACTATAATCAGTAATAGGGGATATATCACGAAATACTTCCTTAAGTCCTTCTTTCAAAAACCATTGATAAGAGTTTTTTTGAACTTCTATTAGATTAGGCATGTCTAGGACTTCTTTTTTACGGGAGTAACTCATTCTAACGCCTCTCCCGATTTTCATAGGTCGAATTCTGTTTTTTTCCATGTACGTTTCACCCCTTGGCTAAATTTAAATTTATCTAAAAATACTATGATTTTTGGCAAAAAATAATATATTGCCAGTATCATCATGTATCATTAATCATCTTTTATATCATTGACATCTATTAAATTATTATTCATTTAGAATACTAAATGGTCTTATATCAGTAAAAATCAACTCTTTGGAGTTA
The sequence above is a segment of the Vallitalea longa genome. Coding sequences within it:
- a CDS encoding DNA-directed RNA polymerase subunit beta, encoding MEKNRIRPMKIGRGVRMSYSRKKEVLDMPNLIEVQKNSYQWFLKEGLKEVFRDISPITDYSGNLVLELIDFSLNKELKYTIEECKERDATYAAPLKVKVRLINKEKDEINEHEIFMGDLPVMTETGTFIINGAERVIVSQLVRSPGIYYNINFDKIGKKLFSATVIPNRGAWLEYETDSNDIFYVRVDRTRKVPITVLIRTLGIGTDAAIVDLFGEEPKILASIEKDGTTSYEEGLIEIYKRIRPGEPPTVESAESLINTMFFDPRRYDLAKVGRYKFNKKLALKNRVKGFPLSESVVDTSTGEVIAEAGTVITEEMADEIQDAAIPYVWVTVEDRKVKVLSNLAVDITKYVDINPKEFDIYEKVYYKALQEILEEYDDIEDIKQAIKRNIHELVPKHITKEDILASINYNIALEYGIGNKDDIDHLGNRRIRAVGELLQNQFRIGLSRLERVVRERMTIQDSDGISPQTLINIRPVTAAIKEFFGSSQLSQFMDQNNPLAELTHKRRLSALGPGGLSRERAGFEVRDVHHSHYGRMCPIETPEGPNIGLINSLACYARINEYGFIEAPYRKLDKSSGEPIVTDEVIYVTADEEENYRVAQANEPLDEEGHFLHKYVTGRHREDILEMDANAIDLMDVSPKQLFSVATSMIPFLENDDANRALMGSNMQRQAVPLLMTDSSIVGTGMEYKAAIDSGVVIIAKRKGIVERVASKKVVIKTDDGQRDIYKLQKFSRSNQGTCINQRPIVTKGQRVEVGEVIADGPSTDHGEIALGKNPLIGFMTWEGYNFEDAILLSENLVKEDVYTSVHIEEYEAEARDTKLGPEEITRDVPGVGEDALKDLDERGIIRIGAEVRANDILVGKVTPKGETELTAEERLLRAIFGEKAREVRDTSLRVPHGETGIIVDVKVFTRENGDELPPGVNQSVRAYIAQKRKISVGDKMAGRHGNKGVISRILPVEDMPFLPNGRPLDIVLNPLGVPSRMNIGQVLEVHLGLAAKALGFKIATPVFDGANEEDIMDTLDLANDYVNNDWDTFCEMHAASLKPEVLQYLDEHKAHREEWAGVPISRDGKILLKDGRTGEFFDNPVTVGYMHYLKLHHLVDDKIHARSTGPYSLVTQQPLGGKAQFGGQRFGEMEVWALEAYGAAYTLQEILTVKSDDVVGRVKTYEAIIKGENIPEPGIPESFKVLLKELQSLALDVKILRSDDTEIEIKENMDDVDDLSINLEGKEDEYNPEMANNAPGKKETTEANELFDDIEDDSYEEFDADKFIISDEKTLFDDKK